From the Theobroma cacao cultivar B97-61/B2 chromosome 2, Criollo_cocoa_genome_V2, whole genome shotgun sequence genome, one window contains:
- the LOC18609295 gene encoding thioredoxin H7 → MGANASTPRIIEMQSKSQWRAQLEASKQSNKLLVIDCTATWCGPCKRMEPAIEEFATIYADVQFIKIDVDLLADVAGELKVDSMPTFVLVKKGKEVDRLVGARKDELQRMIEKHRI, encoded by the exons atgggggCTAACGCTTCCACTCCTCGGATCATTGAAATGCAGTCCAAGAGCCAGTGGAGAGCGCAGCTCGAGGCCTCCAAGCAAAGTAACAAGCTG TTGGTTATCGATTGCACGGCCACGTGGTGTGGACCTTGCAAACGGATGGAACCAGCGATTGAAGAGTTTGCCACCATATATGCAGATGTTCAGTTCATCAAGATTGATGTGGATCTGTTGGCG GATGTGGCTGGGGAATTAAAGGTTGATTCAATGCCAACCTTCGTTCTTGTtaagaaagggaaagaagTAGACAGGTTGGTTGGGGCCAGGAAGGATGAATTGCAGAGGATGATTGAGAAACACAGGATATGA
- the LOC18609296 gene encoding dnaJ homolog subfamily B member 1 produces the protein MGVDYYNILRVSRNATEEDLKKSYKRLAMRWHPDKNPVNKKEAEAKFKQISEAYDVLSDQQKRQIYDLYGEEGIKSAELSSPSGFAGGGVGGGAYRFNPRNADDIFAEFFGGPEKRFYGDGGVGSQGNKKAAPVESRLVCSLEELYKGGRRKMRISRTVPDEFGKPKTVDEILKIDIKPGWKKGTKITFPEKGNHEPGITPADLIFVVDEKPHAIFKRDGNDLVINQKISLLEALTGITLSLATLDGRNLTIPVKDIVKPGHEVVIPNEGMPISKEPSKKGHLKIKFEIIFPSRLTAEQKSDLRRALGGADK, from the exons ATGGGAGTTGACTACTACAACATTCTTAGAGTCAGCCGTAACGCGACGGAGGAGGACCTCAAAAAATCCTACAAACGCCTAGCCATGAGGTGGCACCCGGACAAGAACCCTGTCAACAAGAAAGAAGCGGAGGCTAAATTCAAGCAGATTTCTGAAGCCTACGACGTCCTCAGCGACCAGCAAAAGCGTCAGATCTATGATCTTTACGGTGAAGAAGGGATTAAGTCTGCTGAATTATCCAGTCCCAGTGGCTTTGCTGGCGGTGGTGTCGGTGGTGGGGCCTACAGGTTTAATCCGAGGAATGCGGATGACATATTCGCTGAGTTTTTTGGAGGGCCCGAGAAGAGGTTTTATGGAGATGGTGGGGTCGGGAGTCAAGGGAACAAGAAGGCGGCGCCGGTCGAAAGCAGGTTGGTTTGCAGTTTGGAGGAGCTTTATAAAGGTGGTAGGAGAAAAATGCGGATTTCCCGGACCGTTCCTGATGAATTTGG TAAGCCAAAGACCGTggacgaaattttaaaaatagatatCAAGCCTGGCTGGAAGAAGGGCACAAAAATTACTTTTCCTGAGAAAGGAAACCATGAACCCGGCATCACTCCAGCTGATCTTATCTTTGTGGTGGATGAGAAACCCCATGCTATATTTAAGAGGGATGGGAATGATCTGGTTATCAATCAGAAAATCTCTCTTCTTGAGGCCCTCACTGGGATTACCCTCAGTTTGGCAACCTTGGATGGAAGAAATCTCACAATCCCGGTAAAAGATATTGTGAAACCAGGTCATGAAGTGGTGATCCCAAATGAAGGAATGCCAATCTCAAAAGAACCTAGCAAGAAGGGacaccttaaaatcaaatttgagaTCATCTTTCCGTCAAGGCTCACTGCAGAACAGAAGTCTGATCTGAGGAGGGCATTGGGTGGAGCTGATAAATAG